AAAATCGAGATCCGGTTGGTCTTTGCCACTAAATCCAGCCCATCACCATAGTTCGGAACGTCACATTGGCGACAATGCCAATTGCCGTGATGGTGATCGTCGATAAAGTGGAAACGGTCAGTGCCACCACAGACAGAGCAAGCGCCATGTTTACCCTTTTCGGGAATATCAATACCACAGGCAGGTAGCAGATTTTCCCAGTGATACATGGCGGATTTTTTTACTGTTTGGATAAAATCGAGTGGTTTTTGTTCGTCTGTTTTATCTGAAGATGTAAATTTAGGATGAGTTTGGTTAGACTGTGTATCAGCCATCATCGTTACTCCAATTAACGGTTATTGGTCAGACGCCTCAGATGTGTTACAGCACTCTGGGGCGTTGCTTTTTATGTTACTTTTCTTAAAAAATCTCTATCTTTATGCCCTTTTGCCAAATTTTCCGATCAGCACATTTTCGCCTTGTTCCAGCATCTCCATATAGTCGGCGTACCATTGCAGCATTTCCCGGCGACCATCCAGATATTGCGCGTGGTTGTAAGTGCCTCGGATGCTGTTTTTATCGACGTGAGCTAGCTGTTTTTCAACCCATGCAGTGTTGAAGTCTTGATCGTGCAGAATGGTACTCATGGTGTGGCGGAAGCCGTGGCCTGTCGCCCGCCCTGAATATCCCATGCGGCGGATCATGGTATTGATTGCCATATCAGATATATGCTTTCTGTAATCTGTCCGGCTTGGGAAAACATATTGATAGCTGCCGCTGATAGGCTGAATCTGTTTCAATAAATCGATAACTTGCTCTGATAACGGCACTACATGAGTGCGGCGCATTTTCATTTTTTCGGCTGGAATTGTCCAAACAGCCTTATCTAAATTAATCTCTGACCATTCAGCTTTACGAAGTTCTCCCGGACGAACGCCCGTTAATATCAGCATTCGCAAAGCCGTTCTGACTATCTGACTTCCCATATATTTATCAATGGAACGGAGAAATTCAGGTAATTCATCTACTGAAAGGTGAGCGTAATGTTCGCGTTGATGAGGGATAAAAGCACTCGCTAAATCTGGAGCTGGGTTATATTCTGCCCTGCCAGTAATAATTGCATATGTCCAAACTTCACCACAGCGTTGGCGGACTTTCTTTAATTTATCGGTGACGCCTCTCTTTTCCATAATAGAAAGGAGGTCTAATAATTCGAGGGGTTTTATTTCAGCAATCGGACGATGACCAATATAAGGGAAAACGTCTTTTTCGAATGCGTCCATCATATCTTCACGATAACCAACAGACCACCTGTCTTTTCTTCCCTCGTACCATTCACGCGCAATGCTTTCAAAGGTATTACTGATTTCTCCCTGAGCTGCCAATTTCTTTTGTTTTTTATCTTGGTTGGGATCAATACCTTCGGCTATCAGTTTCTTGGCTTCATCACGTTTTCTTCTGGCCTCTGCCAACGTAATAAGTGGAAAAGTACCAATAGCGAGTAATTTTTCTTTTCCTGCAATTCTGTATTTCAGTCGCCAGTATTTAGAGCCGGTTATCTTTACCAACAGATACAAGCCACCGCCATCCGATAGCTTAAAATCTTTATCTTGGGGTTTTACTGTTTCAACTTGTCGGGCTGTCAGTTTCATATTTCCAGCATCCTTGCCCCCTCACAGTAATGGGGGTATTTTTTTAGGGAGTACAGAAAGTTACCCCTATATATACCCCCTGACTGGGGTACATTGCAATAGATGCCAGTAGACGTTAATAGCGCTTTATTTGGGAGTTTTCGTTGATTTTACTGGGAAAAGTAGACTTTAAGATATGCTGCTAGAAGTGTAGATGGCGGAGGAGGAGAGATTCGAACAATAACAATAATATATTGATTTAAAACAAAAATAAAAAATAACAAAATAAAACTACACACATCACTATACACAGAAAAATTTAGTGAATAAAAATGAACACTTGAGCAAAATATATCAGTTTTGTTCGACTCCTCCTTTTTCCGCTAACTCAGGAATCGAACACATGCATATTACTCAAAGATACAGACACTATAGGGCAGCAATCTGCCCTTTAACATAAATGGGCTTTTAAATCCCAATTAACAATGTTGATTAGGATTCTCGGCTCACAGACGACCTTTTTTGGAGTTTTCCAAATAAGTCTCGTAGTCATTATGTTCAGTAAGAGAAGGAACCTCCGAAACTGGTGGCTCCTTAAACTAAAGAGATCCCTGTGGTTAATTTCCCCAGAATAAAGTTAAACAAGTGCACTGCTGCGATTTCAAATGACGGCTGTGAGCGGTATTTAATCGCTCCGTTTGAAACGGAAGAAGCCCAAAAGACGGGAAATCCCACCCTTAGCTAACATGTTGATTTTACTCATTTCTCGCTCAGGGCAAGAATTCTGGTTCTCTGACAGAAATAAGAGATATCAAGGGGTTGGAAGAAATTATCCAAGTAGGGAAATAACACATCAATAATAACCATAAAATACAGTTTTAATTTGAAATATATTTTTTATCACATTTCGATAAATTAGCTTTCTTTTCACTTCACAGATTAGGAATATTCCGATCATATATTAGGGGAAGTGATTTAGTATGAAAACAACACACTTTAGAGTCAGTGACATAAACATAGAAATTTTTTTAAATAAATGGAATGGATATGAATTTTTCAGAGTCTAAAACCAAAGAGTTCAAAAAAACAGCGACAGCTTATGTATTTGATTATGAATACAATAATGAAAAAAGTCTATTGCAGGCATTGGGTGAGCATGAAGAATTCGTTGAAGGCTCTGATTTTAAGATAAGTCAATCACATAAAATGCGGATAAAAAAACTTGAAATGGAACCAGAGAGAATTTTTGTACATATCACATTTTATGAACCGCACGCGCTGGTTCCAATTACACCAGCAATAGTATCTGAAAGTAAAAATAGTTCAAATGATGATAAAGAAAAAGACTTACACTCTATTGAAAATTATGATAATAGTCATGTTTTTATGATAATAGACGGTAAGCATATCTATACAATAAATCAAATTATTTATACCCATCAAAGAACAAGACTTGATAGAATATTTAAGACATTGGGTGTAGGTGTAAAAATAAAAGACAAGGTTAATAAAAGCACAGTAGATAAAATACAACGTGAAAAAATAAAGCATCTAGTGATAGGTGTCTCGACAACAATGAAAGTTATAGATGATATAAAAATAAAAAATAAATTATCTATTTTCGAAAAGGAAAATAATAGCGACACTCCTTTTTACGGAATGTTATTCCTTGATCATAAAAGTAATTTTGGTCTTATTGAGTCTATCAGTGATGATATAGAATCTGTTGTCAATGAATTATCAGAAGATTTTTACATTGTAACTCGCAAGGATAACAAAATTAAAAGCTCAGAAATAAAAACAAAAAAAGACTATTACACGATACCTTACGGAACGAAAACAATAAAAGATAAATATGCAAAAGAAATTCTTATTCATTTCATAGGCACTGTAGTATAATAAAAGAATGGCATAAAATGCGGATCAGGAGGAGAACATGAATTCACAAAAAAAAGATTTTGGATACATAGCTACATTCATAGCTATACCTGTATTCGCTGTAATTATAACTTATTTTTTTCATGACAAAATAAGATATAATAAAGATCTACTTAACTTTGTAGCAAACATGTTTTCTATCTTAACAGGCTTTCTCCTATTGGTTATATCAACCTCAGGAGAAGTGGCTACTGCTACAACAAATACGTCAGAAGAAAACAGATATAATAATGAAAGAAAATTCAAAATCAGGTTTCAAAGATATTTGTTTTTATTTTTTATATATTTGGTTGTGTTATGTTTAATTTTTATTTATTACCTCACCTTACCTCAAGGTGATATAACCAAACTAATTAACACTAAACCTGAAAAAATAACTATTATTTTGGAACCATTAATATGTTTTTTCAGTATTGTAGCCTTTTCTTGTTCCTTTTTTATTCCATTTAAAATTAAAAAACTATTTGAAGAAAAAATAAAGCGACAACAAAATTAACACTAACCTCAAGCCCTCCCCGCGAGGGCTTTTTCCCATCACGCCCCCCTGCCTCACATTCCACACCGAATCTGCTGGCATAAGGGGCATAGTGCCCCTGTATTTATTTCGGCTGTTCCGGCCACTGGATATCAGGCGTGGTAGAACAATCCACCCGATTGAGCAGTACCCGATACTTACGCCAGGCAGTGAGGGCGGATTTCTCGGCATCGGTGGCCATATTGAGGTCAACCGCATCCTGTAACGGGGCGATAGCGTTTGAGGCCTGTGTCATCCGATATTGTTTTTGCCGTTCCGCACGTCGCTGTAATTCCTCTGGCGTTGGCGGCGGAATATCGCCCCACGCAGGTAAACCATCCGTGCCTGCAATACGCCGCTTACCCTCTGGTGGGTTACGATACTCACGATACATCGCCTCATTCACCGCAATCCCATCAGACGGCCATGTACCCGCGTTGATATAATCCTGTTGCAATTCAGTGGGGTAAAACAGATTTTCCCCCGGAGAGTAGTGATACATGATTAATATCCTATTGCAAAATAAAATAATTTAGCTCTGAAATCGTCTGGAACGTCAGACACATGATCAATGGTCACCCACGCCCCCCAACGTGTACTGCCCCCAAAATAGGCAGACATCACCCCTTTGATACGGTCATCCATATTGGGTGTCGCAATACCGCCAAAACAATCTGTCGAGAAGGGGATCGGAAATTCCACCCATTCCCGCGATTCCCCCAATTTTCGTTCTGTATATCCCCACTGGAGAATAATCCCGGTGTGGCCGGATTTCCACCATCCCCGCAGATCCCGTAATGCCGTATCCCGCAGTGAATTAAACTCCGCCTGCGTCACATATGACGCCAGATAGGCGACTAAATCGTCAAGGGTCGATAACGTGCCTGATTTTTTAGGGAATGAAATAACGTAATTGTTTTTCTCGGAACCCGCATTTCGCCGATAGAGGTGGAGGTTATCCGAGGCATTATTAAATTCCGCCTCCAGGGCAAAACGGTCACCCCCGTTATTTTGTAATATCGCGCGGGGGAATGCGCCCGTGACGACCATCTCCGCGATATTGCCCCGGGCAAACCCCTCGGACACCCATTTTGGTGTTGCCGCACCCACATCATCTGCATTCAATATAATATTCTGGGACAGTGGCTTGCCGTTGATTTCCCGGTAATTAGGCACCGCCTCTTCAGCCCATCTCATGGTATTTGATAAACCGAGGTTTTTCACAAACTCCGATTTGTTGGGGATATCGGCGCCGTTTCGGGATTTTTCGAGGCGTGTGTTCATAGCATCGGTTACTGATTTTTGGCTCATTACCTGTGATATACCACTGCCTACAGATTGAACCACATCCGATTTATCGAATTTTTTATTCAATTCATCCAGAATTTGATTTGTATTAACCAGTTTCCACGCTGAGTTAATTTTAACTGCCGATTCGGTATTGAAGTTAATTTTGTTATTATCAATCAGACTTTGATATTCTTTTGTTTCATCATCAGATTGTAATATGGCTCCCTTAGGGTATCCGCCAATAGAATTAGCGTACTCCAGTGAGAATTTATATTTCCCGCCTTTAGATAAATGAACGATATTATCGGATATCTGGTTAAATATACCATTAAAATCCCTGCCGCTGGGTGGCAATCCACCAGCCGTAACAGGCATCATTGTAATCTGTGGAAATCCAGCGTCCCATGTGGCTTTTTGGTTGGGTAAATCTGATTTGTAGTCAGAAGGTATTTCATCCTTTTGTCCGTTCTGAGCAAAAGGCTTTGGTATTAAATTTGGGTTTTTCATTATTCACCTATTATGCAAATGATGCCTGATCGAATGGTTGAAATCCGGTTCCATAAAATCCGAAAAATTCACCTAATGGTAATTCTACGATACTTATTTTTACACCTGATGGTCGTGGCAATATTTGACGGTTATAAATTAAATTCTTTTCCAATTCAGATAATCGATATTCAAATACATATCGTGCCGTCATATGTCCGGTTATTAAATAATATGAACGTCCTCGTAAAAAACAGCATTTCAGAAATTGATTAATATTAGTAGCTGTTGTATATAAAATATTAGAAAATGCCTTCATTAAAATGACATCCCTGAATGTCGAATCATCCATCATATAAGATGTATCGGTTCCTCCAGAGAAAAAAGGCGCTTGATCAAATGGGGAATATTTATTTGTCTCGTTAAATCCGAAATAGTCAATACTCGGGTCTGGTATGGATAAATCCCTGCCAATGCCGACAATTCTGCCCCAAATATCCAGTCCAAACCCCCTCGCTGTGAGAACATTGGCCGCCAGATGATAAAATTCATTTGCATTCGCTCTGGGGTCAATAACTTCATTAACTGAATTGAGAATGGTGCAAATTGTAGGGCTGTTGGCGTATTGGCTGAGAAATGTCTCTTTTATATCAATCATCACTCAATCCTTATGTCATCTATGGACAGAGTAGGAAATTCATCAATACCGAAATCCAGATAGTTAGCCGCCGTATTGTGTCGTCGTGCTATTTGAATCGATATTAGCCGTTCTTGCGTTGATTGAGCAGTTGCACAAATATAATCACTGGCAATTAGGCGTTTAGCTATCCGGCCTTTACCCCTGCCTGTTTCGAACTCACTCATTATCGCATTGCGAACAGCCAATTTATCTTGGTGCGTTAACCTCAGCTTATCCTCAAATGTAACAATAAACTCGATAGGAATATGGTGTGGCCGGATAAATTTAATGTCATAACTAGGCGGCAGGTAGGGGAAATTATCTGTGTCCTCATATTTGACCTTTGTATTCCCTACAAAAGAACACCCAGAGCCAGCTTTTGCCAGAATCTGTCGCGCTATCTCATTATCATCACCACCCACGACAGAGACAGCGATAGAGTTTCTGATTAATGGGTAGTTTGTTACCCCAACCGTGATAGTTTCATTATCTGGATTATCAACGACATAACAATCAATGACATTTTTGATATTGGATACTGCGCCATAGGTCGCGGTATTGGTATTTTTGGCATTGACCGCGACAGATTCCTGTCGTCTCAATTCAAATTCCTGCCGTGATTCCTCATCTCTGCCGACGATAGCTGCTGATTTATTGATAACAGAGTCAACTCCATTGACATTTTTGACGACGCGGTTAATTGCGCCTATTGCAGCCGAAATCCTACCAGCAACATCACAGTAAACATTGACCGTTACCAATCCATTATCATCAATCCTGTCCTCTGTCTGAGTGCTCCATGTTTTTCCTGAGTCATCAGTAACCTGAAATCCAACCGGAATAACAGTGTTTGCCAGACCGTTAATCGTAACCTCAGCAACTGATTTTGTAGCACGATGGCGCTGTAGAAAATAGATATAACCCAGTGCATCCTGCATCATGCCGTCAGCGTAACGAGGGTCAAAGCTGTTCAGGAGATTGATAAAGAAGTTGCGTTCGTCGGTGATAATCGCAGTTAGCGTCGTCACTAGTTGGCCTTGTGGGGTTTTCATGTCGGTATTGAGATTGTCACCAAAACACCCTTTAAGTACCTGCCACCAGCCGTCAATCACCTCCTGCGTAGGGGGTGCTAATATCCCCTGCGGGGTAATTTGTAGTTTTGGGATCATAGTTCGATGGCTCCCTTGGTTCCGTTAATGTCAGTAAACAGTATTCGTCCCCTCACTACCCTGTCATTGGCGGTGCTGAGTTCCGCCGTAGCTGATATCACTCCCTCGACAGACATCGCTGCATCCTCTAAATACTTGCGGTACATCGCCAGTGAATAGCGGTTCTTACCTAAGATTTTCTCCAGATACGGAATACCGTCACCTTGTGAGTAGTACAGGTCTTTCACAAACACTCGACAGGCATTGGCCACTGATTGCGCTCTGGCGTACTGGTCTGAGGCAATAGCAATATTCCCCGCCGCATCGAGAGTTAAATCCCATGTGGCAGGCATTAAAAATAATGTCCGCATGATTACGCCTTCTGGTTAGGCGGGCTGGTATTTGAACCCTGCCCGTTATCGTGGTGATTATGACTGTTGTAGACTGTCCGCATTCCCGCCATTGATAGGGAATTGGTGGTTGTGTTATCGGTGATATCGCTCTTGGCATGAATGGTGCTGGTTGTCTCTACTGGTGCATCTAAAATGATCTTTGTACCCTTGACATTCACTACCCCTGTGGAAACAACATTGATTCCGTTTTCGAGGAAATGAACATACTGACTAGGTACACCGTTGAGTAATCCACCGATATAGAGACTATCAGCCCAATCAAATCGCCGTTTACTCTCAGGTGGAACTGACCTCTTGGCTCGCTTCACCTTTGAAATATCACGGGTGCAGACGAGGCAAATTCCCAAATCACCTACTTTCGGGTCGAGAATCACCGCATTTGCACCGCCCTGATACCGGAAATACGGCACATTGTAGATAACTGAGTTGTTATAGATATTTCCCGCGCCATCCACTTGTTGTACCAGTGGCAGGATATCAACATACCCCACAGGAGCGACGCCACCGCCCTTAACTTTTACCACCCTGCATATTGTCACCGTTCCCATCTTGCCAATGAGCGACCAGATGATGGCCTCTTGGGTCATCGCTCCACCAATAGTTACCTGTGGATCATATAATGAAACTTGTTCATCACTTCTTGATTGCGGCATAACTATCACCTCTTGGGCTAGCTCCAACATCCATAAACCACTGTGCTGAATCCTGCTCGGTTTCTAAAATTATTCTGACGCCATAAATCAGCCAATCACCATTACAGATAGATATCTGGCTACCAGTAACTCTGACAATGCCACCAAATCTTACCAATGGGTCATAGAAACATTTAAAATCAATACCTCTCGTTGAAGGAACTGGATAACCAACTAATCCAGTCTCTGGAGAAATAACAGGGATTTTTAAATTTCTTGGTTGTCCTTTTCTAGTTACACCAATGGAATTGCTTTCAATATATAAATTAAGATTTGCAGCTTCTGCCAACCATTTAATTTTCTCCATATCCGTATTTCCTAGATATACATCAGATAATTTCTCACTAACGCCATTAGATTCAAATGAATATCCCATGCGTTTACAGATATTACCCATGATATTTACAACATCTTGCTCGCCTTCATAACTCTCTGCATCAACTCCAGTCATTTTTTCCAAAATGGCAGTTTGTGCTTCAATCACTAGCGCAATATTAGGTGCATCCCCCATATCGGGACAGGCAAAGGTAATACCACCTTTGAAGACCTGTGATAACTCTTTACCTTCCTCACCAGCTTCAATTGTCACGGTATTACGCAATGCTTTTAATGTGCGAAATCTGATATGCAATAGTTTCTCCATCGTCTCCATTGGCAATCCGTAAACCTTGATTCGAGCATGAGGAGCAATAGCACCATTGCCGTAATTGATTTCGGCGCTAATCCGTAATCCGGTTGCAGAAAGTTTATTTTGATTGCTGGAGGTGAATGATTCGTCTTTGCCTGAGAGAGTGAGGGTGATTTTTATTACTTTTCTGTTAAATTTCATCATTCCATACCAATTTATAACGGGAACCGAGTCCGGAATATTCGGGATCGGTATTACCCTCTATATCCAAAAATACTAGCCACCTGCATATATAGGTAAGATTCCGACAAATACGATTACATACCAGATATTCACCATTTTGTTTTACCGTGGCGAATATATTTCCTAACCGAGTCTCTAGGGTTAATTCAATTAAATCTGCACCAATAGAAAATGAGGTTGTTTGGTTAGGAATGGGGGATATAGCTATTTCAACAATCACAATTGGAATCCTCCAGATAACCATTTATTAAGTTCTTTTAGTTTCCCTCCGGTTAATTGATCCGCAAATTCATAGGATTCCTTCATTGCATCATTAAATGCTGATTCAGGATTACTTATTACATATTTCCACCACGACTTATCCCCCTTTTCCACTTGCTGCTTCTGAGATTCCACTTTTTGCGTCTGATCGCCCGTATCCTTTTTCTTGGCATCATCAGGATTTTTAACCTCTTCCTTGTCATATTTCACTTTGACTTCCCTGATTTCTTCGAGGTGAAGATTCACTTTGAGCAACGTCGCGCCATCCTTAGCCTCCCTTGCGATGTCATATCCCACGATAGCTGCGTTGATATAGACGAATTCAGGTGTGACGACATGAAATTTCAGGGTGCTTTTAGCTAAAATCTCAAGCTGGGACAAAAAAGCACCTCGCTCTAACGTTCCACCACTGCTTTTACTTAACTGCACCGTAACTTTATATGGCTCTCCAACTTTGTTGTACGTAGCAAATGAACCGTTCTCTATCGGAGCACTTACAACCCGATACTGGTTCTGGTATTGCAGGGATATCACGCTATCTGCCAGTAAAAGAGGGATACCATACTGATTAAATATCCCCCAGTAGTTGCCGAACAGTGTATTGATTAACGCCGCACCACCCAGACTAATTCCGGCATCGATTGCAGCGTTGGGGATACCCTTCCAGTTAGGGATATCTGGTTTTCCAAACATAGTTCACCCCGTTTTTTGGATGTAAAAAAACCGCAGTTAAGCGGTTCATTGGATATTTAAAGCCATCCTTGGCTTAAATTTAGTTCAACAAACTGACTTTTCGCTCAAGGCCGTTCTTAAGAATTAATATAGGACCACTCACGTTACTAAATGCTCCGTTAAACTCCTGCGCTATATCAGGTGCCAAAACAGATAAATGTGGGTTGAGCGTATCCCAAGTGTCCTTGAGGTGCATTAGGTTTCGATATAGAGCATTGGCATTTCTAAGTTCGAGTGACAGATCGATTTGTTGAGGTATAGGTAGCTCTTCCCGCCCCAAAAACTCACCCTCAATCACTTTAGTTGCCAAATACGCTATCGCAGACGGAAGTTGATCATGGCTGAGTTCGTCAATATGGTTTACCCCAAACTCACGATGCACCATCTGGAATAACGTTCTATCACTAATGCCATATTTACCCATCAGAGTATTGACTAGGCCGCGAAGAGGAGTGCGATCTTGGGTTGAAGTCTTCTTCGCCTTAACCTCACCCGTAGTCCAGTATTCATAAAGCACATCATCGCATTCTTCCTGATAGCGGATAACTTTCTCACGGATTGATGCTTTAACTTTATTGGGACTGATAGAACTTAACCATGCGGCTAATTTTCTAAATGCAAGGCAAACTGTTTCTTGAGCGCCACCCAGAGAAGGTATCACCATTTTGATCATACCTTTAGCAAACCTTTGATTTAGTTTGCGTAACTGAGGTTCCCACGCTAATCCCATGCCATCGACAATCGGTTTCATCGGTACATACGGCTCACCGTTATAATTAACGACATAGAGATCTGCGCCATAAAATGGAACGTTAATGGTTTTACTAACTTCTTTAGTTGCTATAATAGACATGTCTATTTTCCTTGAGATGGTATTAGACGTTTATAAGAAGCCCCTGACTACTGCAATAGTTGGGGCTTCGCCGTTTGAGAGCGACAATATTTATCGCGTAATTGTAACGTTATGTAAAGGTGATTGGCCGTGAATTGCGAAGCACTTCGAAGATTCAATCATTTACACACGCAATACGGGTAAATACATATTGTTAACCCTAGCAATCACTGTTAGATTGGCCGATTCTGTTAAATAGATCAGTATTTGATCACGTCCTTGTGTTCAATCCTTAAGCTACTTCAACACCATGAATTAAATGTCTCAGCGCCTTAATGCCATTCTCGTTATAACGGAATGCTTCGACTTGCTTACTTGAGTGAGCGGATTTATCCAAAAAGAACTTGCCGTGTTGTTCATTTTTGAGGTTATGCTCATTGGCAACCCGTCCGATTTTGTTTGCTGACACATCCAGCATTTTTCCAACTTCACCCGCTGTGTAGTATCTTTCCTCCAGCACAGGAAGAGGGACTGCTTCAAAACCGACGATAGGGTTAACAATATTGGCTGCTGCGCACTGCTTCGCTTCTCTACTCAAGTTTGGCATCAGGTCAAACAGGCTGGAGATCGCATCAACCGACATTTTCAACGTTCTGGCACGGCGATATTCAGGTAATCCAGATTGACTCTGTTTGATTGAATAACTTCCTGTTTCCATAATGGATGGAAGCACAGACTCAAACACCCAATCTTGGAAACGTTCGGCCGAAGGCAAATTACTACGCATCACCAATCTGAACATATCTGATTGACCAGCAAGGATGACTCCACGAGGATTTTCACCTAAGCCCAATTCTAACGATTCGTTATAATTAAGTTTAATCAGATGCTTACAGTGATCTTTTAATGCTTTGGATGGATTGGTATACCCTAAACTCTCTGCCAATCCCACAGCAAAGAATACTGGCTTACCTTTATATTTCAGGCCAGAAATGGTTACTAATTGGTCGTTGCTTGACTTGAACTCAAAATGTTTGATAATTGACTTCATATCTCTCTCCAGTGATATACCTATGAACACCAGTAACTGCAAAATACTGGTTTTCTGTTTTCAGAGCGCCTGCAAGTACTCTGGAAATTTGATTTGTCATTCGTTACAATGACTAAGTTGTTTGTCTCACACGATAAATAACACTCAGGAGCCTTAGTTGTTAGCGCAGCTAAGGCTTCGCTGTTTTTATTCTGTATTCTTTAAGCTGCTTTACCCACACTCAACATCTTAGCTAGTTTGGAAATGCCTTTTGCAGTCACAAGTACTTGCTCGCAAACTCGTTCGGTTCCATCATCTTTGGCAACAACGGTTATTTTATGTTCCAGTAAACCTTGCTGTAACTTATCCTGATAGCCAACCCAAGATTTTTTACCTAAACGGCGATAAATCCATTTGCTTGAAGACAGGGTATCGAAAAGAACTTTCGGCTTTACTTGTAGGTGTTTCGCGGCATCGGTAATACACATACTGCCAGTAGTTTTTTTGGCTATGCGTTCAAAGGCATCTACATCTGGCTTCATTTCAGCGACCTGATCTTCCAGTGCAATCACTTTCTCGGTATAAGTAAGGAGTATCCCACGCAGCGTATCGGGGTCACGCAACATCTGCATTGGGTCTGTAGTTACTGGTGCCAACTTACCAGAACGGTAATCAATGAAGGTTTGGTTTACCTGCAATTGGAACGATGGTCTTATCCATCCGGCATATGAAACAGCGAGAAGTTCGTGAGCGAAAGTGCCTTGATTATTACCACCATTGTTAACATTGATCACTTTTAGACCAGACTGCATATTTGCA
The sequence above is drawn from the Xenorhabdus ishibashii genome and encodes:
- a CDS encoding tyrosine-type recombinase/integrase, with the protein product MKLTARQVETVKPQDKDFKLSDGGGLYLLVKITGSKYWRLKYRIAGKEKLLAIGTFPLITLAEARRKRDEAKKLIAEGIDPNQDKKQKKLAAQGEISNTFESIAREWYEGRKDRWSVGYREDMMDAFEKDVFPYIGHRPIAEIKPLELLDLLSIMEKRGVTDKLKKVRQRCGEVWTYAIITGRAEYNPAPDLASAFIPHQREHYAHLSVDELPEFLRSIDKYMGSQIVRTALRMLILTGVRPGELRKAEWSEINLDKAVWTIPAEKMKMRRTHVVPLSEQVIDLLKQIQPISGSYQYVFPSRTDYRKHISDMAINTMIRRMGYSGRATGHGFRHTMSTILHDQDFNTAWVEKQLAHVDKNSIRGTYNHAQYLDGRREMLQWYADYMEMLEQGENVLIGKFGKRA
- a CDS encoding tail fiber assembly protein, which encodes MYHYSPGENLFYPTELQQDYINAGTWPSDGIAVNEAMYREYRNPPEGKRRIAGTDGLPAWGDIPPPTPEELQRRAERQKQYRMTQASNAIAPLQDAVDLNMATDAEKSALTAWRKYRVLLNRVDCSTTPDIQWPEQPK
- a CDS encoding gp53-like domain-containing protein, which codes for MKNPNLIPKPFAQNGQKDEIPSDYKSDLPNQKATWDAGFPQITMMPVTAGGLPPSGRDFNGIFNQISDNIVHLSKGGKYKFSLEYANSIGGYPKGAILQSDDETKEYQSLIDNNKINFNTESAVKINSAWKLVNTNQILDELNKKFDKSDVVQSVGSGISQVMSQKSVTDAMNTRLEKSRNGADIPNKSEFVKNLGLSNTMRWAEEAVPNYREINGKPLSQNIILNADDVGAATPKWVSEGFARGNIAEMVVTGAFPRAILQNNGGDRFALEAEFNNASDNLHLYRRNAGSEKNNYVISFPKKSGTLSTLDDLVAYLASYVTQAEFNSLRDTALRDLRGWWKSGHTGIILQWGYTERKLGESREWVEFPIPFSTDCFGGIATPNMDDRIKGVMSAYFGGSTRWGAWVTIDHVSDVPDDFRAKLFYFAIGY
- a CDS encoding DUF2612 domain-containing protein, whose product is MIDIKETFLSQYANSPTICTILNSVNEVIDPRANANEFYHLAANVLTARGFGLDIWGRIVGIGRDLSIPDPSIDYFGFNETNKYSPFDQAPFFSGGTDTSYMMDDSTFRDVILMKAFSNILYTTATNINQFLKCCFLRGRSYYLITGHMTARYVFEYRLSELEKNLIYNRQILPRPSGVKISIVELPLGEFFGFYGTGFQPFDQASFA
- a CDS encoding baseplate J/gp47 family protein; protein product: MIPKLQITPQGILAPPTQEVIDGWWQVLKGCFGDNLNTDMKTPQGQLVTTLTAIITDERNFFINLLNSFDPRYADGMMQDALGYIYFLQRHRATKSVAEVTINGLANTVIPVGFQVTDDSGKTWSTQTEDRIDDNGLVTVNVYCDVAGRISAAIGAINRVVKNVNGVDSVINKSAAIVGRDEESRQEFELRRQESVAVNAKNTNTATYGAVSNIKNVIDCYVVDNPDNETITVGVTNYPLIRNSIAVSVVGGDDNEIARQILAKAGSGCSFVGNTKVKYEDTDNFPYLPPSYDIKFIRPHHIPIEFIVTFEDKLRLTHQDKLAVRNAIMSEFETGRGKGRIAKRLIASDYICATAQSTQERLISIQIARRHNTAANYLDFGIDEFPTLSIDDIRIE
- a CDS encoding phage baseplate protein, with amino-acid sequence MPQSRSDEQVSLYDPQVTIGGAMTQEAIIWSLIGKMGTVTICRVVKVKGGGVAPVGYVDILPLVQQVDGAGNIYNNSVIYNVPYFRYQGGANAVILDPKVGDLGICLVCTRDISKVKRAKRSVPPESKRRFDWADSLYIGGLLNGVPSQYVHFLENGINVVSTGVVNVKGTKIILDAPVETTSTIHAKSDITDNTTTNSLSMAGMRTVYNSHNHHDNGQGSNTSPPNQKA
- a CDS encoding baseplate hub protein, which produces MMKFNRKVIKITLTLSGKDESFTSSNQNKLSATGLRISAEINYGNGAIAPHARIKVYGLPMETMEKLLHIRFRTLKALRNTVTIEAGEEGKELSQVFKGGITFACPDMGDAPNIALVIEAQTAILEKMTGVDAESYEGEQDVVNIMGNICKRMGYSFESNGVSEKLSDVYLGNTDMEKIKWLAEAANLNLYIESNSIGVTRKGQPRNLKIPVISPETGLVGYPVPSTRGIDFKCFYDPLVRFGGIVRVTGSQISICNGDWLIYGVRIILETEQDSAQWFMDVGASPRGDSYAAIKK
- a CDS encoding phage baseplate protein, which codes for MFGKPDIPNWKGIPNAAIDAGISLGGAALINTLFGNYWGIFNQYGIPLLLADSVISLQYQNQYRVVSAPIENGSFATYNKVGEPYKVTVQLSKSSGGTLERGAFLSQLEILAKSTLKFHVVTPEFVYINAAIVGYDIAREAKDGATLLKVNLHLEEIREVKVKYDKEEVKNPDDAKKKDTGDQTQKVESQKQQVEKGDKSWWKYVISNPESAFNDAMKESYEFADQLTGGKLKELNKWLSGGFQL